A genomic window from Camelina sativa cultivar DH55 chromosome 2, Cs, whole genome shotgun sequence includes:
- the LOC104735444 gene encoding protein NETWORKED 4A-like — protein sequence MDYDLLRSKKSIKRTESTKSTPWWWDSHIGLKNSKWLENNLDEMDRSVKRMVKLIEEDADSFAKKAEMYYQKRPELISLVDEFHRMYRSLAERYENITGELRKSSTLELQSQSSGLSDISASELTAVWTSNDLNRLGRPPSGRRAPGFEYFLGNGGLPSDLYHKDGDDSASITDSELESDDSSVTNYPGYVSIGSDFQSLSKRIMDLESELRDAKERLRMQLEGNTECLLPRVKSESKFVDFPAKLAACEQELRDANDKLQNSEDQIYMLRSQLARYLPSELDDEQGEEEAASTQDMDIETLSEELRVTSLRLREAEKQNGIMRKEVEKSKSDDAKLKSLQDMFESAQKEAAAWKSKASADKREVVKLLDRISMLKSSLAGRDHEIRDLKTAVSDAEEKIFPEKAQVKAEISKLLEEKRHRDDQFKELEAQVRYLEDEIRRVTNEKLEEEERLKGDIEVLTLEKAEKERCIETLSKKVSELESEITRLGCDIKARCDKTMEMEKEVEKQRRELQEVAEEKREVIRQLCFSLDYCRDECKRLRIAFSGHRPARPSSILAS from the exons CTTCGTTCCAAGAAGAGTATCAAACGAACAGAATCCACCAAATCAACTCCATGGTGGTGGGATAGTCATATCGGTCTCAAAAATTCAAAGTGGCTTGAGAATAATCTCGATG AGATGGACCGGAGCGTGAAACGGATGGTGAAGTTGATAGAGGAAGATGCTGATTCGTTTGCCAAGAAGGCAGAGATGTATTACCAGAAAAGGCCTGAGCTTATTAGCCTTGTCGATGAGTTTCACCGTATGTACCGTTCTTTAGCCGAGCGGTATGAAAACATCACTGGAGAGTTGAGAAAAAGCTCTACTTTAGAGCTTCAGTCACAGAGCTCTGGCCTTTCAGACATCTCTGCTTCCGAACTTACTGCTGTCTGGACTTCTAATGATCTCAATAGGTTAGGCCGTCCTCCTTCTGGGAGACGTGCTCCTGGTTTTGAATACTTCCTTGGCAATGGAGGACTCCCTTCTGATCTTTATCACAAAGATGGAGATGATTCTGCTTCCATTACTGATTCTGAACTTGAATCTGATGATTCTTCTGTGACTAATTACCCTGGTTATGTGAGTATTGGTTCTGATTTTCAGTCCCTGAGCAAGAGGATTATGGATCTTGAGAGTGAGCTACGTGATGCCAAAGAGAGACTTAGGATGCAACTCGAAGGGAACACCGAGTGTTTGTTGCCGAGGGTGAAAAGTGAGAGTAAATTTGTTGATTTCCCTGCAAAACTTGCTGCTTGTGAGCAAGAACTGAGAGATGCAAATGACAAGTTACAGAATTCAGAAGACCAAATTTATATGTTAAGGAGTCAGCTTGCAAGATATTTGCCATCTGAGTTGGATgatgaacaaggtgaagaagaggcAGCTTCAACTCAAGACATGGACATTGAGACTTTGTCTGAAGAGCTGAGAGTTACAAGCCTGAGGCTTCGGGAGGCAGAGAAACAAAACGGTATCATGAGAAAAGAAGTAGAGAAAAGCAAGTCTGATGATGCAAAACTCAAGAGTCTGCAAGATATGTTTGAGTCAGCGCAGAAAGAAGCTGCAGCATGGAAAAGCAAGGCTAGTGCAGATAAAAGAGAGGTGGTGAAGCTGCTGGATAGAATCTCCATGTTGAAATCGAGTTTAGCTGGTAGAGATCATGAGATCAGGGATTTGAAGACAGCAGTGTCTGATGCAGAGGAAAAGATTTTTCCAGAGAAGGCACAGGTCAAAGCTGAAATATCAAAGCTGTTGGAGGAAAAAAGACACCGAGATGACCAGTTCAAAGAGCTGGAAGCTCAAGTGCGTTATCTTGAAGATGAGATAAGAAGGGTGACCAATGAGAAACTAGAAGAGGAGGAAAGGCTTAAGGGGGATATTGAGGTGCTGACACTGGAAAAGGCGGAGAAAGAGAGATGCATAGAGACATTAAGCAAAAAGGTGAGCGAGCTAGAGTCAGAGATAACTCGGCTTGGATGTGATATAAAAGCAAGATGCGATAAGACAatggagatggagaaggagGTGGAGAAGCAGAGAAGGGAACTACAAGAAGTagcagaagagaagagagaagtgatAAGACAGCTTTGTTTTTCACTAGACTACTGCAGAGACGAGTGTAAGAGACTACGCATAGCCTTTTCAGGTCATCGACCAGCAAGACCATCATCCATTCTTGCTTCTTAA
- the LOC104735427 gene encoding malate dehydrogenase [NADP], chloroplastic isoform X2, translating into MAMAELSAPKTTSTFLNSSSRLRLSSKLHLSNHFRHLLLPPLHTAPNSKISCSVSQNQAPVAVQENGLVKTKKECYGVFCLTYDLKAEEQTKSWKKLINIAVSGAAGMISNHLLFKLASGAVFGPDQPIALKLLGSERSIQALEGVAMELEDSLFPLLREVDIGTDPYEIFQDVEWAILIGAKPRGPGMERADLLDINGQIFAEQGKALNKVASPDVKVLVVGNPCNTNALICLKNAPNIPAKNFHALTRLDENRAKCQLALKAGVFYDKVSNMTIWGNHSTTQVPDFLNAKINGVPVKEVITDHKWLEEGFTESVQKRGGLLIQKWGRSSAASTAVSIVDAIKSLVTPTPEGDWFSTGVYTDGNPYGIEEGLVFSMPCRSKGDGDYELVKDVEIDDYLRNRIAKSEAELLAEKRCVAHLTGEGIAYCDLGPVDTMLPGEV; encoded by the exons ATGGCCATGGCAGAGCTCTCAGCCCCCAAAACGACGTCGACTTTTCTCAACTCTTCGTCTCGGCTTCGTCTCTCTTCAAAATTGCATCTTTCAAACCACTTTCgccaccttcttcttccacctctCCACACAGCTCCCAACTCCAAAATCTCTTGCTCCGTTTCTCAGAA CCAAGCCCCTGTTGCGGTTCAAGAAAATGGATTggtgaagacgaagaaagaGTGTTATGGAGTTTTCTGCCTCACCTATGATCTTAAAGCT gaagaacaaacaaaatcatggaAGAAGTTAATCAATATTGCAGTTTCAGGTGCTGCAGGGATGATTTCAAACCATCTTCTCTTCAAA CTTGCTTCAGGTGCAGTGTTTGGTCCAGATCAACCCATTGCTTTGAAACTGCTAGGATCAGAGAGATCTATCCAAGCTCTCGAAGGTGTTGCAATGGAGCTGGAGGATTCTTTGTTCCCCTTGTTGAGAGAAGTTGATATAGGAACTGATCCATATGAAATTTTCCAAGATGTGGAGTGGGCTATTCTCATTGGAGCAAAACCTCGAGGCCCTGGAATGGAACGTGCTGACTTGTTGGACATCAATGGCCAAATCTTTGCTGAGCAAGGCAAAGCTCTCAACAAAGTTGCTTCTCCTGATGTTAAGGTCCTTGTTGTGGGAAACCCTTGCAACACCAA CGCCTTGATTTGTCTCAAAAATGCTCCTAACATTCCTGCAAAGAATTTCCATGCCCTCACGAGGTTGGACGAGAATCGGGCCAAATGCCAG CTTGCTCTTAAAGCCGGTGTCTTCTATGACAAAGTGTCTAATATGACCATATGGGGCAATCACTCCACAACTCAG GTGCCAGACTTCCTAAATGCCAAAATTAATGGCGTGCCTGTGAAGGAGGTTATTACTGATCACAAATGGTTAGAAGAGGGATTCACTGAGAGTGTGCAGAAG AGAGGTGGGTTATTAATTCAGAAATGGGGTCGATCTTCTGCTGCTTCTACCGCTGTTTCCATTGTTGATGCTATAAAGTCTCTTGTAACTCCTACTCCTGAGGGTGATTGGTTTTCAACTGGG GTGTACACGGATGGAAATCCCTATGGTATTGAAGAGGGCCTCGTCTTCAGCATGCCATGCCGGTCAAAG GGAGATGGAGATTATGAACTTGTCAAGGATGTAGAAATTGATGACTATCTTCGCAACAGAATCGCCAAG TCAGAAGCGGAACTGTTGGCTGAGAAGAGATGTGTTGCACACCTCACTGGAGAG GGCATCGCCTACTGTGATCTTGGTCCGGTAGATACTATGCTTCCTGGGGAAGTTTGA
- the LOC104735427 gene encoding malate dehydrogenase [NADP], chloroplastic isoform X1 — MAMAELSAPKTTSTFLNSSSRLRLSSKLHLSNHFRHLLLPPLHTAPNSKISCSVSQNSQAPVAVQENGLVKTKKECYGVFCLTYDLKAEEQTKSWKKLINIAVSGAAGMISNHLLFKLASGAVFGPDQPIALKLLGSERSIQALEGVAMELEDSLFPLLREVDIGTDPYEIFQDVEWAILIGAKPRGPGMERADLLDINGQIFAEQGKALNKVASPDVKVLVVGNPCNTNALICLKNAPNIPAKNFHALTRLDENRAKCQLALKAGVFYDKVSNMTIWGNHSTTQVPDFLNAKINGVPVKEVITDHKWLEEGFTESVQKRGGLLIQKWGRSSAASTAVSIVDAIKSLVTPTPEGDWFSTGVYTDGNPYGIEEGLVFSMPCRSKGDGDYELVKDVEIDDYLRNRIAKSEAELLAEKRCVAHLTGEGIAYCDLGPVDTMLPGEV, encoded by the exons ATGGCCATGGCAGAGCTCTCAGCCCCCAAAACGACGTCGACTTTTCTCAACTCTTCGTCTCGGCTTCGTCTCTCTTCAAAATTGCATCTTTCAAACCACTTTCgccaccttcttcttccacctctCCACACAGCTCCCAACTCCAAAATCTCTTGCTCCGTTTCTCAGAA TAGCCAAGCCCCTGTTGCGGTTCAAGAAAATGGATTggtgaagacgaagaaagaGTGTTATGGAGTTTTCTGCCTCACCTATGATCTTAAAGCT gaagaacaaacaaaatcatggaAGAAGTTAATCAATATTGCAGTTTCAGGTGCTGCAGGGATGATTTCAAACCATCTTCTCTTCAAA CTTGCTTCAGGTGCAGTGTTTGGTCCAGATCAACCCATTGCTTTGAAACTGCTAGGATCAGAGAGATCTATCCAAGCTCTCGAAGGTGTTGCAATGGAGCTGGAGGATTCTTTGTTCCCCTTGTTGAGAGAAGTTGATATAGGAACTGATCCATATGAAATTTTCCAAGATGTGGAGTGGGCTATTCTCATTGGAGCAAAACCTCGAGGCCCTGGAATGGAACGTGCTGACTTGTTGGACATCAATGGCCAAATCTTTGCTGAGCAAGGCAAAGCTCTCAACAAAGTTGCTTCTCCTGATGTTAAGGTCCTTGTTGTGGGAAACCCTTGCAACACCAA CGCCTTGATTTGTCTCAAAAATGCTCCTAACATTCCTGCAAAGAATTTCCATGCCCTCACGAGGTTGGACGAGAATCGGGCCAAATGCCAG CTTGCTCTTAAAGCCGGTGTCTTCTATGACAAAGTGTCTAATATGACCATATGGGGCAATCACTCCACAACTCAG GTGCCAGACTTCCTAAATGCCAAAATTAATGGCGTGCCTGTGAAGGAGGTTATTACTGATCACAAATGGTTAGAAGAGGGATTCACTGAGAGTGTGCAGAAG AGAGGTGGGTTATTAATTCAGAAATGGGGTCGATCTTCTGCTGCTTCTACCGCTGTTTCCATTGTTGATGCTATAAAGTCTCTTGTAACTCCTACTCCTGAGGGTGATTGGTTTTCAACTGGG GTGTACACGGATGGAAATCCCTATGGTATTGAAGAGGGCCTCGTCTTCAGCATGCCATGCCGGTCAAAG GGAGATGGAGATTATGAACTTGTCAAGGATGTAGAAATTGATGACTATCTTCGCAACAGAATCGCCAAG TCAGAAGCGGAACTGTTGGCTGAGAAGAGATGTGTTGCACACCTCACTGGAGAG GGCATCGCCTACTGTGATCTTGGTCCGGTAGATACTATGCTTCCTGGGGAAGTTTGA
- the LOC104735470 gene encoding uncharacterized protein LOC104735470 isoform X2: MEVFDNWVAEFVLLRQHNPRVLPTKLISALQLGDSSDCLNLKISSVLRDISNSLIRGAIDEGTLDLLEVLEKLLLQQHSLLMESHKSAYCWTAAECTLRFMWPLIASDGFFTEALERIWTKRIGVLKERGSDLVSGDLLKWETDLKNALEDPELYQRIRETNIRYTAITFLTQLLKEQWALLGSSSLESVVQRRFLKRKADNVERGDTNAADESTRRLESDTIDNANEPRGESGDGNGSNRENDNDVEGVGCLVNEKHASEEEQTVGAQEHEHEPSLDKGDETAARELKDYLLEIQGHIDPSTRQREEPNNAIDHSVNVTPPPTRLNRTGTSGQDHNEAPDNVNEKGSGSQGTWSGRVRRRRPTPVPLNVSPLKKGGLAKSHVRRPKKFWTHEEVEALREGVKEYGRSWKDIKNGNPAVFAERTEVDLKDKWRNLVGG; encoded by the exons ATGGAAGTCTTTGACAATTGGGTTGCCGAGTTTGTCCTTCTTCGTCAACACAACCCTAGGGTTTTACCTACTAAACTGATCTCAGCGCTGCAATTGGGAGATTCCTCCGACTGCTTAAACCTCAAGATATCTTCCGTTTTGCGAGATATCTCCAATTCGTTGATCCGGGGTGCGATCGACGAAGGAACGCTTGATCTTCTCGAGGTTCTTGAGAAGCTTCTGTTGCAGCAACACTCGTTACTTATGGAGTCTCACAAGTCTGCTTATTGCTGGACGGCTGCTGAGTGCACGCTTAGATTCATGTGGCCATTGATAGCTTCCGATGGGTTTTTCACGGAGGCTCTTGAGAGGATATGGACGAAGAGGATTGGGGTTTTGAAGGAGAGAGGAAGCGATTTGGTGAGCGGCGATTTGTTGAAGTGGGAGACTGATTTGAAGAATGCCCTTGAGGATCCTGAGCTCTATCAGCGGATTCGTGAGACTAACATCAGGTACACTGCTATTACCTTTCTCACTCAGCTTCTCAAAGAGCAGTGGGCATTACTTGGGAGTTCATCTCTTGAATCAGTGGTTCAAAGGAGGTTTCTTAAGCGCAAGGCTGATAACGTAGAAAGAGGGGATACAAATGCTGCTGATGAAAGCACGAGGCGTTTAGAGAGTGATACTATTGATAACGCTAACGAGCCGCGTGGTGAAAGTGGGGACGGGAATGGGAGCAATAGAGAAAACGATAATGATGTTGAAGGAGTGGGATGTCTGGTAAATGAAAAACATGCTTCAGAGGAGGAGCAGACAGTGGGTGCACAAGAACATGAACATGAGCCAAGTCTTGATAAGGGAGACGAAACGGCTGCTCGAGAGCTGAAGGATTATCTGTTAGAGATTCAAGGACACATCGACCCTTCCACTAGGCAAAGGGAAGAACCTAACAATGCAATTGATCACTCGGTAAATGTCACTCCTCCGCCTACTCGGCTGAATAGGACTGGAACAAGTGGCCAAGACCATAATGAAGCACCG GATAATGTAAATGAGAAAGGTTCGGGTAGTCAGGGAACATGGTCTGGCAGAGTTCGGCGTCGTCGACCAACCCCAGTACCTCTGAATGTATCTCCATTAAAGAAGGGCGGATTGGCGAAATCCCATGTCAGAAGGCCAAAGAAATTCTGGACGCATGAAGAAGTGGAAGCTCTGAGGGAAGGAGTAAAAGA GTATGGAAGATCATGGAAAGATATAAAGAATGGAAACCCTGCAGTATTTGCGGAGAGGACAGAG GTGGATTTGAAGGATAAATGGAGGAACTTAGTCGGTGGGTAG
- the LOC104735470 gene encoding uncharacterized protein LOC104735470 isoform X1, with translation MEVFDNWVAEFVLLRQHNPRVLPTKLISALQLGDSSDCLNLKISSVLRDISNSLIRGAIDEGTLDLLEVLEKLLLQQHSLLMESHKSAYCWTAAECTLRFMWPLIASDGFFTEALERIWTKRIGVLKERGSDLVSGDLLKWETDLKNALEDPELYQRIRETNIRYTAITFLTQLLKEQWALLGSSSLESVVQRRFLKRKADNVERGDTNAADESTRRLESDTIDNANEPRGESGDGNGSNRENDNDVEGVGCLVNEKHASEEEQTVGAQEHEHEPSLDKGDETAARELKDYLLEIQGHIDPSTRQREEPNNAIDHSVNVTPPPTRLNRTGTSGQDHNEAPQQDNVNEKGSGSQGTWSGRVRRRRPTPVPLNVSPLKKGGLAKSHVRRPKKFWTHEEVEALREGVKEYGRSWKDIKNGNPAVFAERTEVDLKDKWRNLVGG, from the exons ATGGAAGTCTTTGACAATTGGGTTGCCGAGTTTGTCCTTCTTCGTCAACACAACCCTAGGGTTTTACCTACTAAACTGATCTCAGCGCTGCAATTGGGAGATTCCTCCGACTGCTTAAACCTCAAGATATCTTCCGTTTTGCGAGATATCTCCAATTCGTTGATCCGGGGTGCGATCGACGAAGGAACGCTTGATCTTCTCGAGGTTCTTGAGAAGCTTCTGTTGCAGCAACACTCGTTACTTATGGAGTCTCACAAGTCTGCTTATTGCTGGACGGCTGCTGAGTGCACGCTTAGATTCATGTGGCCATTGATAGCTTCCGATGGGTTTTTCACGGAGGCTCTTGAGAGGATATGGACGAAGAGGATTGGGGTTTTGAAGGAGAGAGGAAGCGATTTGGTGAGCGGCGATTTGTTGAAGTGGGAGACTGATTTGAAGAATGCCCTTGAGGATCCTGAGCTCTATCAGCGGATTCGTGAGACTAACATCAGGTACACTGCTATTACCTTTCTCACTCAGCTTCTCAAAGAGCAGTGGGCATTACTTGGGAGTTCATCTCTTGAATCAGTGGTTCAAAGGAGGTTTCTTAAGCGCAAGGCTGATAACGTAGAAAGAGGGGATACAAATGCTGCTGATGAAAGCACGAGGCGTTTAGAGAGTGATACTATTGATAACGCTAACGAGCCGCGTGGTGAAAGTGGGGACGGGAATGGGAGCAATAGAGAAAACGATAATGATGTTGAAGGAGTGGGATGTCTGGTAAATGAAAAACATGCTTCAGAGGAGGAGCAGACAGTGGGTGCACAAGAACATGAACATGAGCCAAGTCTTGATAAGGGAGACGAAACGGCTGCTCGAGAGCTGAAGGATTATCTGTTAGAGATTCAAGGACACATCGACCCTTCCACTAGGCAAAGGGAAGAACCTAACAATGCAATTGATCACTCGGTAAATGTCACTCCTCCGCCTACTCGGCTGAATAGGACTGGAACAAGTGGCCAAGACCATAATGAAGCACCG CAACAGGATAATGTAAATGAGAAAGGTTCGGGTAGTCAGGGAACATGGTCTGGCAGAGTTCGGCGTCGTCGACCAACCCCAGTACCTCTGAATGTATCTCCATTAAAGAAGGGCGGATTGGCGAAATCCCATGTCAGAAGGCCAAAGAAATTCTGGACGCATGAAGAAGTGGAAGCTCTGAGGGAAGGAGTAAAAGA GTATGGAAGATCATGGAAAGATATAAAGAATGGAAACCCTGCAGTATTTGCGGAGAGGACAGAG GTGGATTTGAAGGATAAATGGAGGAACTTAGTCGGTGGGTAG
- the LOC104735453 gene encoding transcription repressor OFP3-like has translation MKEMMNQKMGTHKFRFSDIMPHSWLYKLKGISRGSKKHHPSSPKHLSISDAFSSRKLRDPLRRLSSTAHPQAPNYSPPKSSSFKRKIKRKTVYKPSPRLKLSSSSSSLHSHVSLTSSRNHRSKPSSSANVISDSAVESSSYRVSSPSDQNYCFSRDPKPHSVDIKDNRSVGKPDDVSEDPSVSENSSPLRVETVKEPPFQLSKQQKLKKPNARSSPRIKIRVNSPKIARKNTKEGTSPTEWKKKEKGIAKSFAIVLSSVDPEKDFRESMVEMIVENKMREQKDLEDLLACYLSLNSSEYHDIIIKAFEKTWLQLTHLP, from the coding sequence atgaaagagatgatgaatcagaaaatggggactcataagTTCAGATTTTCAGACATTATGCCTCACTCATGGCTCTATAAGCTCAAAGGAATTAGCAGAGGTAGCAAAAAACACCATCCTTCTTCTCCCAAACACCTCTCTATCTCTGATGCTTTTTCCTCAAGAAAGCTTCGTGACCCTCTTCGTCGCCTCTCTTCCACTGCTCATCCCCAAGCTCCCAATTACTCACCCcctaaatcttcttctttcaaaagaaagatcaaacGTAAAACCGTTTACAAGCCTTCCCCAAGGCTCAagctctcttcttcctcttcttctctccattctCATGTTTCTCTCACCTCTTCTCGGAACCATCGCTCTAAACCATCATCCTCTGCAAATGTAATCTCTGATTCCGCCGTTGAAAGCTCGTCATATCGTGTCTCATCTCCTTCTGACCAAAACTATTGCTTTTCACGTGATCCTAAACCGCATTCAGTTGACATCAAGGACAACCGTTCTGTCGGGAAGCCGGATGATGTTTCTGAAGATCCTTCAGTCTCAGAAAACTCAAGTCCTCTTCGGGTTGAGACTGTAAAGGAACCACCTTTTCAGTTGAGTAAACAGCAGAAACTGAAGAAACCGAACGCACGGTCTTCTCCACGGATAAAGATTCGGGTAAATTCTCCCAAGATCGCGAGAAAGAACACAAAGGAAGGAACGTCCCCTAccgagtggaagaagaaggagaaggggaTTGCAAAGAGCTTCGCGATAGTTCTGTCTTCGGTGGATCCTGAGAAAGATTTTAGAGAGTCCATGGTTGAGATGATCGTGGAGAACAAGATGAGGGAACAGAAAGACCTGGAAGATCTTCTCGCATGCTATCTTTCACTGAACTCGAGCGAGTATCATGACATTATCATCAAGGCTTTCGAGAAAACATGGTTACAGTTGACTCACCTCCCTTAA